The following coding sequences are from one Streptomyces sp. NBC_01294 window:
- a CDS encoding ABC transporter permease: MKKFDKDRLLLAIAGPVLALVAAFALTMIVLGATGINPIEPLRLMVENGSYEDIQVLIVNQAGTYYLAALAVAIGFRMNLFNIGVDGQYRLAAMISAVVGGAVALPGPLHILLIVVVAMLTGAFWAGIAGVLKAKRGVSEVVSTIMLNAIATSLIAWLILPKNLGVQVEGSNDLTTGEIAQSGWFPALSMGDSGEIYGFTFVAFALGIVYWFVLNRTRFGFDLRASGASESAAAASGVDSKKMIVTAMLISGAVAGLSGMPVLLGESHTYTLVFPVGVGFTGITIALLGRNSPVGIFFAALLMAFIDKASAGLDTAGYAKEIGTIMKGLIVIAVVVSYELVRRYGIRRQQQKVGEELAAGHAMKTEKEVAA; this comes from the coding sequence ATGAAGAAATTCGACAAGGACCGGCTGCTGCTCGCCATTGCCGGGCCGGTGCTCGCCCTGGTGGCCGCCTTCGCGTTGACCATGATCGTGCTGGGAGCGACGGGCATCAACCCGATCGAGCCGCTGCGCCTCATGGTGGAGAACGGCAGCTACGAGGACATCCAGGTCCTGATCGTCAACCAGGCCGGCACGTACTACCTGGCAGCCCTGGCCGTCGCCATCGGCTTCCGCATGAACCTCTTCAACATCGGTGTCGACGGCCAGTACCGGCTCGCCGCGATGATCTCCGCCGTGGTCGGCGGCGCCGTCGCGCTGCCCGGCCCGCTGCACATCCTGCTGATCGTGGTCGTCGCGATGCTGACCGGTGCCTTCTGGGCCGGCATCGCGGGCGTCCTCAAGGCCAAGCGCGGCGTGAGCGAGGTCGTCTCCACGATCATGCTCAACGCCATCGCGACGAGCCTCATCGCCTGGCTGATCCTGCCGAAGAACCTCGGCGTCCAGGTGGAGGGTTCCAACGACCTGACGACGGGCGAGATCGCCCAGTCCGGCTGGTTCCCGGCCCTGTCCATGGGCGACTCGGGCGAGATCTACGGCTTCACCTTCGTGGCCTTCGCGCTCGGCATCGTCTACTGGTTCGTGCTCAACCGCACCCGCTTCGGCTTCGACCTGCGCGCCAGCGGCGCCAGCGAGTCCGCCGCCGCGGCCTCGGGTGTCGACTCCAAGAAGATGATCGTCACCGCGATGCTCATCTCCGGTGCCGTCGCCGGTCTGTCGGGCATGCCGGTGCTGCTCGGTGAGAGCCACACGTACACCCTCGTCTTCCCCGTGGGCGTCGGCTTCACCGGCATCACCATCGCCCTGCTCGGCCGCAACAGCCCCGTCGGCATCTTCTTCGCCGCACTCCTGATGGCCTTCATCGACAAGGCGTCCGCCGGCCTCGACACGGCCGGCTACGCCAAGGAGATCGGCACGATCATGAAGGGCCTGATCGTGATCGCGGTCGTCGTCTCGTACGAGCTCGTCCGTCGTTACGGCATCCGGCGCCAGCAGCAGAAGGTCGGCGAGGAGCTGGCCGCGGGCCACGCCATGAAGACCGAGAAGGAGGTCGCGGCGTGA
- a CDS encoding DUF6716 putative glycosyltransferase — translation MPERKRVAVLADSDTRWKWGALTARRLVPDHQLTGYLLRGRATPTARQLGEVGVRADRLSEVTCAEFLAEIERERYDVVVLALVGGAVQAVLHGARALWPAPAKRPVLVTGYVGVVYEKLADGLLLRHGADLVLANSRHDAERFRTVYEGVGADAGAVTETALPFLGGAPYEPVGSRAHTVVFAVQPSVPDSRADRAYLLERAARHARLHPEREVLIKLRSKPGEHTTHLEEQPYQRLAERIPGGLPANCRLVYGNMGEVLDGTDLLVTVSSTAALESLHRSIPTAVLTDLGIREALGNHHFLGSGCLASWDQLDAGLLPEGDADWLAAQGVRGPAAAAPAPVPVVAGKAARQAAEPGPADATPAAPGAAAPGPSAEPAAGDDAYAVARAKVAGMVVAARLPSPAPYYTLTTAPGYLPGILARHHLAPDGTPLPGAVRAAAGESRLRRRLRAHLREAARGAYRHGVQRVAPVIRRMGEL, via the coding sequence GTGCCAGAACGCAAACGCGTCGCCGTACTCGCCGATTCCGATACGCGATGGAAATGGGGCGCACTCACCGCCCGCCGTCTCGTACCCGACCACCAGCTCACCGGATACCTGCTGCGCGGCCGAGCCACACCCACCGCGCGCCAGCTCGGCGAGGTGGGGGTGCGGGCCGACCGGCTGTCAGAGGTGACCTGCGCCGAGTTCCTCGCCGAGATCGAGCGCGAGCGCTACGACGTCGTCGTCCTCGCGCTCGTCGGCGGGGCCGTCCAGGCCGTGCTGCACGGGGCCCGCGCCCTGTGGCCCGCCCCGGCGAAGCGCCCCGTACTCGTCACCGGCTACGTGGGCGTCGTATACGAGAAGCTCGCCGACGGGCTGCTGCTGCGACACGGGGCCGACCTCGTCCTCGCGAACTCCCGCCACGACGCGGAGCGTTTCCGCACGGTCTACGAAGGTGTCGGCGCGGACGCCGGCGCCGTCACCGAGACCGCGCTGCCCTTCCTGGGCGGGGCGCCGTACGAGCCGGTCGGGAGCCGGGCCCACACGGTGGTCTTCGCCGTCCAGCCCTCCGTCCCCGACAGCCGCGCCGACCGCGCCTACCTGCTGGAGCGGGCGGCCCGGCACGCGCGACTGCACCCGGAGCGCGAGGTGCTGATCAAGCTGCGCAGCAAGCCCGGGGAGCACACCACGCACCTGGAGGAGCAGCCCTACCAGCGGCTCGCGGAGCGGATCCCCGGCGGACTGCCCGCCAACTGCCGCCTGGTGTACGGGAACATGGGCGAGGTGCTGGACGGCACCGACCTGCTGGTCACCGTCTCCTCCACCGCCGCCCTGGAGTCCCTGCACCGTTCCATCCCCACGGCGGTCCTGACCGACCTCGGCATCCGCGAGGCCCTCGGCAACCACCACTTCCTGGGCTCCGGCTGCCTGGCCTCCTGGGACCAGCTCGACGCAGGGCTGCTCCCGGAGGGGGACGCGGACTGGCTGGCGGCCCAGGGAGTACGGGGTCCGGCCGCGGCCGCGCCGGCGCCGGTGCCGGTTGTGGCGGGCAAGGCCGCGCGGCAGGCGGCCGAACCGGGTCCGGCCGACGCCACGCCCGCTGCCCCCGGCGCTGCCGCGCCGGGGCCGTCCGCCGAGCCCGCCGCGGGCGACGACGCCTACGCCGTCGCCCGGGCGAAGGTCGCCGGGATGGTGGTGGCGGCCCGGCTGCCCTCGCCCGCGCCGTACTACACGCTCACCACCGCCCCCGGGTACCTGCCCGGGATCCTCGCCCGGCACCACCTCGCGCCCGACGGCACCCCGCTGCCCGGCGCGGTGCGCGCGGCGGCCGGGGAGTCCCGGCTGCGCCGCCGGCTCCGCGCCCACCTGCGCGAGGCCGCCCGCGGCGCGTACCGGCACGGTGTGCAGCGCGTGGCCCCGGTGATCCGCAGGATGGGGGAGCTGTGA
- a CDS encoding ABC transporter ATP-binding protein, with protein sequence MNASSPPPAVELHGITKRFPGVVANKDIAITVRKGTVHALIGENGAGKSTLMKILYGMQKPDEGTIAIDGEQVSFSSPGDAIARGIGMVHQHFMLADNLTVLENVVLGGEKLYGIGAKARKKIKEISDAYGLGVRPDALVEDLGVADRQRVEILKVLYRGAKILILDEPTAVLVPQEVDALFDNLRELKAEGLTVIFISHKLGEVLKVADDITVIRRGTTVGTADPRTATTKQLAELMVGAELPSPETRESTVTDVPMLKVEGLTLAASDSVVAEPEVLAPAVPVDSAIYEKVAVGRLLLDDITFTIHKGEILGIAGVEGNGQTELIEALMGMNAADTGVITLDGKDITKTPVRKRREGGIGYIPEDRHRHGLLLESPLWENRILGHVTEAPNSKNGILDPKAARKDTARIVREYDVRTPGIEVTAASLSGGNQQKLIVGREMSHNPKFLIAAHPTRGVDVGAQAQIWDAIREARREGLAVLLISADLDELIGLSDTLRVIYRGRLVADADPATVTPEELGTAMTGAASGHLEATDNHSAAADGDTTEDEAR encoded by the coding sequence ATCAACGCGTCCAGCCCGCCCCCCGCCGTAGAACTGCACGGCATCACCAAGCGCTTCCCCGGCGTCGTCGCCAACAAGGACATCGCGATCACCGTCCGCAAGGGCACGGTCCATGCCTTGATCGGCGAGAACGGCGCCGGAAAGTCGACCCTGATGAAGATCCTCTACGGCATGCAGAAGCCGGACGAGGGCACCATCGCCATCGACGGGGAGCAGGTCTCCTTCAGCAGCCCCGGCGACGCCATCGCCCGCGGCATCGGCATGGTGCACCAGCACTTCATGCTCGCCGACAACCTCACCGTCCTGGAGAACGTCGTCCTCGGCGGCGAGAAGCTCTACGGCATCGGCGCCAAGGCCCGTAAGAAGATCAAGGAGATCTCGGACGCGTACGGCCTCGGCGTACGCCCCGACGCCCTGGTCGAGGACCTCGGTGTCGCCGACCGCCAGCGCGTGGAGATCCTCAAGGTCCTCTACCGCGGCGCGAAGATCCTCATCCTCGACGAGCCGACCGCCGTGCTCGTGCCGCAGGAGGTGGACGCACTCTTCGACAACCTGCGCGAGCTCAAGGCCGAGGGCCTGACGGTCATCTTCATCTCGCACAAGCTGGGCGAGGTGCTGAAGGTCGCCGACGACATCACCGTCATCCGGCGCGGCACCACGGTCGGCACCGCCGACCCGAGGACCGCCACCACCAAGCAGCTCGCCGAGCTGATGGTCGGCGCGGAGCTGCCTTCGCCGGAGACCCGCGAGTCGACCGTCACGGACGTCCCGATGCTCAAGGTGGAGGGCCTGACCCTCGCCGCGAGCGACTCCGTCGTCGCCGAGCCGGAGGTCCTGGCGCCTGCGGTGCCCGTGGACTCCGCCATCTACGAGAAGGTCGCGGTAGGCCGTCTCCTGCTGGACGACATCACCTTCACGATCCACAAGGGCGAGATCCTCGGCATCGCCGGTGTCGAGGGCAACGGCCAGACCGAGCTGATCGAAGCCCTCATGGGCATGAACGCCGCCGACACGGGCGTGATCACGCTCGACGGCAAGGACATCACCAAGACCCCGGTGCGCAAGCGCCGCGAGGGCGGCATCGGGTACATCCCCGAGGACCGCCACCGCCACGGCCTGCTGCTGGAGTCCCCGCTCTGGGAGAACCGGATCCTCGGCCACGTCACCGAGGCGCCCAACTCCAAGAACGGCATCCTCGACCCGAAGGCGGCCCGCAAGGACACCGCGCGGATCGTGCGCGAGTACGACGTCCGCACCCCGGGCATCGAGGTCACCGCGGCCTCGCTCTCCGGCGGCAACCAGCAGAAGCTGATCGTCGGCCGCGAGATGAGCCACAACCCGAAGTTCCTCATCGCCGCCCACCCCACCCGCGGTGTGGACGTCGGTGCGCAGGCGCAGATCTGGGACGCGATCCGCGAGGCCCGCCGCGAAGGCCTGGCCGTACTGCTGATCTCCGCAGACCTGGACGAGCTCATCGGCCTGTCCGACACCCTGCGCGTGATCTACCGCGGCCGCCTGGTCGCGGACGCCGACCCCGCGACCGTGACCCCCGAGGAGCTGGGCACCGCCATGACGGGCGCCGCCTCGGGGCACCTGGAAGCAACCGACAACCACTCCGCCGCTGCCGACGGTGACACGACGGAGGACGAGGCCCGATGA
- a CDS encoding N-acetylneuraminate synthase family protein, translated as MTTSTSDSRLRTFGARTAGPGRPVYVVGEIGINHNGDLGNAFALIDAAAEAGCDAVKFQKRTPEICTPRDQWDIERDTPWGRMTYIDYRHKVEFGEAEYRAIDDHCAKRGIDWFASPWDTEAVAFLEKFDVPAHKVASASLTDDELLRALRATGRTVVLSTGMSTPQQIRHAVEVLGSANILLCHATSTYPAKAEELNLRVINTLQEEYPNVPIGYSGHETGLQTTLAAVALGATFVERHITLDRAMWGSDQAASVEPGGLTRLVRDIRTIETALGDGVKRVYESELGPMKKLRRVRGELAAV; from the coding sequence ATGACGACCTCCACTTCCGACTCGCGCCTGCGCACCTTCGGAGCGCGCACCGCGGGCCCCGGCCGCCCCGTCTACGTCGTCGGCGAGATCGGCATCAACCACAACGGCGACCTCGGCAACGCCTTCGCCCTCATCGACGCCGCCGCCGAAGCCGGCTGCGACGCCGTGAAGTTCCAGAAGCGCACCCCGGAGATCTGCACCCCGCGCGACCAGTGGGACATCGAACGCGACACCCCCTGGGGTCGGATGACCTACATCGACTACCGCCACAAGGTCGAGTTCGGCGAGGCCGAGTACCGCGCCATCGACGACCACTGCGCCAAGCGCGGCATCGACTGGTTCGCCTCCCCGTGGGACACCGAGGCCGTCGCCTTCCTGGAGAAGTTCGACGTCCCCGCCCACAAGGTGGCCTCCGCCTCCCTCACCGACGACGAGCTGCTGCGCGCGCTGCGCGCCACCGGCCGCACCGTCGTCCTGTCCACCGGGATGTCCACCCCGCAGCAGATCCGCCACGCGGTGGAGGTGCTCGGCAGCGCCAACATCCTTCTCTGCCACGCCACTTCGACGTACCCGGCCAAGGCCGAGGAGCTCAACCTGCGGGTGATCAACACCCTCCAGGAGGAGTACCCCAACGTCCCGATCGGCTACTCCGGCCACGAGACGGGCCTGCAGACCACCCTCGCCGCCGTCGCCCTCGGCGCCACCTTCGTCGAGCGCCACATCACCCTCGACCGCGCGATGTGGGGCTCCGACCAGGCCGCCTCCGTCGAGCCCGGCGGCCTCACCCGCCTGGTCCGCGACATCCGCACCATCGAGACCGCCCTCGGCGACGGGGTCAAGCGGGTCTACGAGTCCGAGCTGGGCCCCATGAAGAAGCTCCGCCGCGTCCGGGGCGAGCTGGCAGCCGTCTGA
- a CDS encoding BMP family lipoprotein: MRRITRIATVGLASAALALSATACGGKKSSDAAASPSESGQKTAAIAYDIGGRGDQSFNDAAYAGLKKAETDLKVKGAEAEPTDGEGEADKVQRLTELARKGNNPVIGVGFAYAPAIKKVAPKFPNTTFGIIDDTSVTGPNVANMVFNEEQGSYLAGVAAAKVSKTGTVGFIGGVEVPLIKKFEAGFIQGVKDTNPNAKVLSAYLTQPPNFDGFAKPDLGKAAAQGQLDAGGADVVYAAAGLAGSGAIEAASAKGKWAIGVDSDQYNQAGLAKYKDAILTSVTKDVSDSVYDLIKSVVDGKPTTGEIRYGLDKDGVGLADSNPKYKEMTDVIAAVEKAKADIIAKKIVVKTTP; encoded by the coding sequence TTGCGCCGGATCACCAGGATCGCCACCGTGGGCCTCGCGTCCGCGGCGCTGGCCCTCTCGGCCACCGCCTGTGGTGGAAAGAAGTCGTCGGACGCTGCCGCCTCCCCCTCGGAGTCGGGTCAGAAGACCGCCGCCATCGCGTACGACATCGGTGGCCGCGGCGACCAGTCGTTCAACGACGCCGCCTACGCCGGCCTGAAGAAGGCCGAAACCGACCTCAAGGTCAAGGGCGCCGAGGCGGAGCCCACCGACGGTGAGGGCGAGGCCGACAAGGTCCAGCGCCTCACCGAGCTTGCCCGCAAGGGCAACAACCCCGTCATCGGCGTCGGCTTCGCCTACGCCCCGGCCATCAAGAAGGTCGCGCCGAAGTTCCCGAACACCACGTTCGGCATCATCGACGACACCTCGGTGACCGGCCCGAACGTCGCCAACATGGTCTTCAACGAGGAGCAGGGCTCCTACCTGGCCGGCGTCGCCGCCGCCAAGGTGTCGAAGACCGGCACGGTCGGCTTCATCGGCGGTGTCGAGGTTCCGCTGATCAAGAAGTTCGAGGCGGGCTTCATCCAGGGCGTCAAGGACACCAACCCGAACGCCAAGGTGCTCTCCGCGTACCTCACCCAGCCGCCGAACTTCGACGGTTTCGCCAAGCCCGACCTCGGCAAGGCCGCTGCGCAGGGCCAGCTCGACGCCGGCGGCGCCGACGTCGTCTACGCCGCCGCGGGTCTGGCCGGCTCGGGTGCCATCGAGGCCGCTTCCGCCAAGGGCAAGTGGGCCATCGGTGTCGACTCCGACCAGTACAACCAGGCCGGTCTGGCGAAGTACAAGGACGCCATCCTGACCTCGGTCACCAAGGACGTCTCGGACTCCGTCTACGACCTGATCAAGTCCGTGGTCGACGGCAAGCCGACCACCGGTGAGATCCGCTACGGTCTGGACAAGGACGGCGTCGGCCTGGCCGACTCCAACCCGAAGTACAAGGAGATGACCGACGTCATCGCCGCGGTGGAGAAGGCCAAGGCCGACATCATCGCCAAGAAGATCGTCGTCAAGACCACGCCGTAA
- a CDS encoding glycosyltransferase family 2 protein, giving the protein MPKLSVVVPFYNVQTYAPDALKSLEVNAREDFEFLLVDDRSTDGTPDLLERAARELPGAVHLRHERNGGLATARNTGLDAARGEYVTFLDGDDWLAPGHLARVLAAIEALNCDFVRTDHVRCTGRSRSVQRVPFGPQSVVADPRTAILPVDRATSVDYPYAWAGMYHRRLLDRGLLHFTDGLRTAEDRPWIWRLHREAQSFAAVGLPGIFYRRGVSTSLTQIKDERQLDFIRAFDQVLADVITDRESGLLLPKAVRTYCAIIAHHFGSIERFEPAVARKLRSMSAAALGRMPRDVLDQVLDSMDVERSTVLRRLRGSRRTPSGATA; this is encoded by the coding sequence GTGCCCAAGCTCTCTGTTGTCGTGCCGTTCTACAACGTGCAGACATATGCACCGGATGCCCTGAAGAGTCTCGAAGTCAACGCACGGGAGGATTTCGAGTTCCTGCTCGTCGACGACCGTTCGACGGACGGGACGCCCGACCTGCTGGAGCGGGCGGCGCGCGAGCTGCCGGGGGCGGTGCACCTCAGACACGAGCGGAACGGGGGCCTGGCCACCGCGCGGAACACCGGTCTGGACGCGGCCCGCGGCGAGTACGTGACCTTCCTGGACGGGGACGACTGGCTCGCCCCCGGCCACCTGGCCCGGGTACTGGCCGCCATAGAGGCACTGAACTGCGATTTCGTCCGCACGGACCATGTGCGGTGCACCGGCAGGTCGCGGAGCGTGCAGCGCGTCCCCTTCGGTCCTCAGTCGGTGGTCGCCGACCCGCGCACCGCGATCCTGCCCGTCGACCGGGCCACCTCGGTGGACTACCCGTACGCCTGGGCCGGCATGTACCACCGGCGGCTGCTGGACCGCGGGCTGCTGCACTTCACCGACGGACTGCGGACGGCGGAGGACCGGCCGTGGATCTGGCGGCTGCACCGGGAGGCGCAGTCCTTCGCGGCGGTCGGATTGCCGGGGATCTTCTACCGGCGCGGGGTTTCCACCTCGCTGACGCAGATCAAGGACGAACGGCAGCTCGATTTCATCCGCGCATTCGATCAAGTGTTGGCGGACGTCATCACCGACCGGGAATCCGGCCTGCTGCTCCCGAAAGCCGTCCGCACGTATTGCGCAATTATCGCGCACCATTTCGGATCCATCGAAAGGTTTGAACCGGCCGTGGCCAGGAAACTCCGCTCGATGAGCGCGGCCGCGCTCGGCCGCATGCCCCGGGACGTACTGGACCAGGTCCTGGACTCGATGGACGTCGAACGCTCCACCGTGCTGCGCCGCCTGCGCGGCAGCCGCCGCACCCCGTCGGGAGCGACCGCCTGA
- a CDS encoding amidohydrolase, translated as MSRESQTAQPAASDRPELPGKLPDHLRAELIAFRRDLHMHPELGHQEFRTTAAIKARLEKAGLRPRVLKSGTGLICDVGTWDGGRPMLALRADIDALPIPDAKTHVAYRSTFPDRAHACGHDVHTAVVLGAGLVLAELDRQGLLPRPVRLLFQPAEEVLPGGATDAIESGVLDGVGRIVAVHCDPRVDAGRIGLRAGPITSACDRLEVSLSGSGGHTARPHLTTDLVTATARVAVDAPALLARRMDARSGMSVTWGRIEAGHACNVIPMHAELSGTVRCLDLDAWHEAPDMIHAAIDEIATMHGAKFEINHVRGVPPVVNDPVITELLREAMTVRCGAESVEDTEQSLGGEDFSWYLEHVPGAMARLGVRTPGDTAKHDLHRGDFDVDESAIGVGVEFFTATALLDGVRTVPAR; from the coding sequence ATGTCCCGCGAGTCCCAGACCGCCCAGCCCGCCGCGTCCGACCGGCCCGAGCTGCCCGGCAAACTTCCGGACCACCTGCGTGCCGAACTGATCGCCTTCCGCCGGGACTTGCACATGCACCCGGAGCTCGGGCACCAGGAATTCCGTACCACCGCGGCGATCAAGGCCCGGTTGGAGAAAGCCGGCCTGCGACCACGGGTGCTGAAGTCCGGCACGGGCCTGATCTGTGACGTCGGCACCTGGGACGGGGGCCGGCCGATGCTGGCCCTGCGCGCGGACATCGACGCCCTGCCCATCCCGGACGCCAAGACGCACGTCGCGTACCGCTCGACCTTCCCGGACCGCGCCCACGCCTGCGGCCACGACGTGCACACCGCGGTCGTCCTCGGCGCCGGCCTGGTCCTCGCCGAACTCGACCGCCAGGGCCTGCTGCCCCGCCCCGTGCGGCTGCTCTTCCAGCCGGCCGAGGAGGTGCTCCCGGGCGGGGCCACCGACGCCATCGAGTCCGGGGTCCTGGACGGCGTGGGCCGGATCGTCGCCGTGCACTGCGACCCCCGGGTCGACGCCGGTCGGATCGGTCTGCGGGCCGGCCCCATCACCTCCGCCTGCGACCGGCTGGAGGTCAGCCTCTCCGGCTCCGGCGGGCACACCGCGCGGCCGCACCTGACCACCGACCTGGTGACGGCGACCGCCCGCGTCGCCGTCGACGCCCCGGCCCTGCTGGCCCGCCGGATGGACGCCCGCTCGGGCATGTCGGTCACCTGGGGCCGGATCGAGGCCGGGCACGCCTGCAACGTCATCCCGATGCACGCCGAGCTGTCCGGGACCGTACGGTGCCTGGACCTGGATGCCTGGCACGAGGCGCCGGACATGATCCACGCGGCGATCGACGAGATCGCGACGATGCACGGGGCCAAGTTCGAGATCAACCACGTGCGCGGGGTGCCGCCGGTGGTCAACGACCCGGTGATCACCGAGCTGCTGCGCGAGGCGATGACGGTCCGCTGCGGCGCCGAGTCGGTCGAGGACACCGAGCAGAGCCTGGGCGGGGAGGACTTCTCCTGGTACCTGGAGCATGTCCCGGGCGCCATGGCCCGCCTGGGGGTCCGTACGCCCGGTGACACCGCCAAGCACGACCTGCACCGCGGGGACTTCGACGTGGACGAGTCCGCTATCGGCGTCGGCGTGGAGTTCTTCACGGCCACCGCGCTGCTCGACGGAGTCCGTACCGTGCCCGCCCGGTAG
- a CDS encoding ABC transporter permease — MSASTVSTKKAAPATGGRRKLTLPWILLIIAGGLALISMVRLISGANDLTSIGQVSGALSLAVPIGLAGLGGLWAERAGVVNIGLEGMMILGTWFGAWAGYQWGPWTGVLVGIAGGAVGGLLHAIITVTFNVNHIVSGVAINILALGFTQYLSNFTFAEAPGGSSKQSPQVEPIYKVTVPGLSDWMADLQGKHWFFVSDLAGVIGGLVTEISLLTIVALLLIPATWWVLWRTAFGLRLRSCGENPIAAESLGVNVYKYKYIAVIISGALAGLGGVYLSEVASPIYQEGQTGGRGYIGLAAMIFGNWMPGGMALGAGLFGFIDSLKLRGGAENVHAMLLLIAILLVLVCAWQLYKKKHIQAGISAAFAALLFVWYALTDSVPSQFVDAAPYLTTLLVLALSAQRLRMPKADGMPYRKGQGK; from the coding sequence GTGAGCGCCAGCACCGTTTCCACGAAGAAGGCGGCACCCGCCACGGGCGGCCGCCGCAAGCTCACCCTGCCCTGGATCCTGCTGATCATCGCGGGCGGCCTCGCGCTGATCTCGATGGTCCGCCTGATCAGCGGGGCCAACGACCTGACCTCCATCGGCCAGGTCTCCGGCGCCCTCTCCCTCGCGGTCCCGATCGGCCTCGCCGGCCTCGGCGGCCTGTGGGCCGAGCGCGCGGGCGTCGTCAACATCGGCCTCGAAGGCATGATGATCCTCGGCACCTGGTTCGGTGCCTGGGCGGGCTACCAGTGGGGCCCGTGGACCGGTGTGCTCGTCGGCATCGCCGGCGGCGCCGTCGGCGGCCTGCTGCACGCGATCATCACGGTCACCTTCAACGTCAACCACATCGTCTCCGGTGTGGCCATCAACATCCTGGCGCTGGGCTTCACCCAGTACCTGTCGAACTTCACGTTCGCCGAGGCGCCGGGCGGCTCCTCCAAGCAGTCGCCGCAGGTCGAGCCGATCTACAAGGTGACCGTGCCAGGTCTGTCCGACTGGATGGCCGACCTCCAGGGCAAGCACTGGTTCTTCGTCTCGGACCTCGCCGGCGTCATCGGCGGCCTGGTCACCGAGATCTCGCTGCTCACCATCGTGGCCCTGCTGCTGATCCCCGCCACCTGGTGGGTGCTGTGGCGGACCGCCTTCGGCCTGCGCCTGCGCTCCTGCGGTGAGAACCCGATCGCCGCCGAGTCGCTCGGCGTCAACGTCTACAAGTACAAGTACATCGCCGTGATCATCTCGGGCGCCCTCGCGGGCCTCGGCGGCGTGTACCTGTCCGAGGTCGCGAGCCCCATCTACCAGGAGGGCCAGACCGGCGGCCGCGGTTACATCGGTCTCGCCGCGATGATCTTCGGCAACTGGATGCCGGGCGGCATGGCGCTGGGCGCGGGCCTGTTCGGCTTCATCGACAGCCTCAAGCTGCGCGGTGGCGCCGAGAACGTCCACGCGATGCTGCTGCTGATCGCGATCCTGCTCGTGCTGGTCTGCGCCTGGCAGCTCTACAAGAAGAAGCACATCCAGGCCGGCATCTCGGCGGCCTTCGCCGCGCTGCTGTTCGTCTGGTACGCGCTGACCGACTCGGTGCCGAGCCAGTTCGTCGAC